A window of Loxodonta africana isolate mLoxAfr1 chromosome 3, mLoxAfr1.hap2, whole genome shotgun sequence genomic DNA:
agaataatgaatataccatggactgccaaaagaatgaacaaatctgtcttgaaagaagtacaacaagaatgctccttagaagcaaggatggcaagactgtgtcttacatactttggtcatgttgtcaggagggatcagaccctggacaaggacatgatgcttggtaaagtacaaggtcagtggaagtaaggaagaccctcaacaagatggattgacacagtgtctgcaacaatgggctcaagcataacaactgtgaggatggaagcaggaccgggcagtgtttcattctatggtacacagggttgctatgagttggaactgatttcatggcacctaacaacaaaaacattggaTTAAACAATGGGTGGATTTCATGGTATGCAAATAATATATCAATAAAACCGTTAATAATTTTTCATAAAGATTTCCATGGATTTATACAAGCTGATTTgaaaatatgtaatttttttttttttacaacagctTCTAGTACGCATCAATATGTTTATGCTTACTACTCGGAATtgaaatctctctctttttttttttatacatcttcTGTCTCCTCACTTTGTACATAGcagaaaataaatacacatttGATTAAACTTAATGGGATCAAGGTGAATTCAAGCCATATCCAACAAGTCTTTTCTCACTAACAAATTATAATTTTTCAGTAAATTGTTTCTTCTGAGTTTTATGTTGGGTCCAAAGTCCCCAGTTCCTTTCATGACTCCCTGAATATCCCTCACAGTCTTTATCAACTGTCTTAGTTTTGGTTCCCACAGAAGGAGACGCTGAGACCAGGATTCAAGTGCAAGCAATTTACTTGAAGGAGCAAGGAATATGGATGGGAGTGAGGAGAAGTGACATAGGAAAGAAAATACATCCCATAAAGCTTGCATTAGGTCAGCTACCACAGTGAATGAGCAGAGTTTTCATCCTgggaaaattttggaaaatgtaCAAAACCCACATCTCAGAATTACCCCCAAGTAAAGAGGCATATCTCACACCTCTCAATGAAGGCTGCCCCTGGAGATATATAATTGCTGGGTCATTTCTGCCACCATGCATCTGACAAAGTAGGTTCCAGTTGGTGCTGTCCATTGGCAGTCGGATAGATGTGCAATAGAGGTGGTGAGACGATGCCAGGGAATGTAAGTGGAGCATTGATGGACAGCATCTACTACTCCACCATTCACAGGATGTACTCAATTCTACCAATAATCtcaaaaaatgaagttctgaacaTATTCCACAAGTCTGTAACTACCATTCCTGATGACACCTCCAGAAAGCCCCCAAAAATTAAACCATGTGAGGGAACAACTCTTCTTCGATTGTATCCCTTACTACATGTTTTAGGATCTTAGGGAATATATCTTAAAACTGCAATGATGAGAcataaaggtaaaataaaataaagaagaaaaggaaaagaaaggaagaaaagcaaagaaggaCCACAATGAATCAAAGTCTCATATTTTTCAAGGCAGTATATTACTATGAACCATCTGAGAAAACCATCTGTCAAATCTAGATTCCCACCCTTGAACTTGAAAACCACATCATTGTTCTTATAAAAAGTAGGATAGCGAAGTTAAGAGTATTAACTCAATGACAGTTTGCCAAGTTTGAATCCATCCCAATCTCAGACTCTTCCTCTGAAAAATGGGGTGAATGAAAATATACCTCAAAGAAATATTTTCAtggtaaaataaaatacatgtaaagcaaTAAGCACAGTCCAGATGTGACAAGCAGTTGGTTATGCCTGTTGTATGGTTTTAATTTTACTTCATTCGGGGAAAAACACATACATAACCAAATTAAGGTGAAAGGTATCAATGTTTAAAAGATTAACCTTTGGGGAAATTACACCTGCACATAACAAGATTAATGCAGTAAATCTAAGTTTGGAATTTTCAGGAACGGCTCTAAGAAAGAAGGAATATTATGGACAGCATATAGGATAGAAGAGTCAAAAGGATTTACTTAGGaaagaattgaggaaaaatgGTAAAATAACAAGTAGGAAGCAAATTATGGTTGCTTTGGGattggaagaaatgatgcatgtcttttgaggaagaaaaaataatcagGATATTTAAATTCATGACATTTGGCTTTGAGGACCATGAAGCCCATTCAGCCCTGAGGCCAGTGGCCATAATAATGCACAAGAGGCTGCTCTACAGATGAGCCTTCTCAGGGCTCCCTTCATATCCTTATTCCTTAGGCTGTATATGAAGGGGTTCAGCATGGGTGTGACCACAGTGTACATCACTGAGGCAATAGAGCTTCTCTGGGAAGCATGGATCACAGTAGAACTGAGGCAGACCCCAAGGGCTGTTCCATAGAATAAGGAGACCACAGAGAGATGAGACCCACAGGTGGAAAATGCCTTATACTTGGCCCCAGCAGAAGCCATCTTCATTAAAGAGGAGACAATCTGAGAGTAAGAGAAGAGTACCCCTGAGAGGGGAAACATAGCCAACAGTACAGTTGCCATATATAAAAAGATGTTATTGAGGAGGGTATCAGAACAGGCCAATTTGATAATCTGAGCCAGTTCACAGAAGAAATGCGGAATTTTAGTTCCTGTACAGAAGTTCAACCCTGTTATCAGTAGAATATGAAGCAGAGAGGCCCAGAAAATGATGACCCCAGACATCAAAACCAACAAGACACAGAGCCGGGTGTTCATGATGACTGTATAGTGTAAGAGATGACAGATGGCCACAAACCTGTCATAAGCCATCAAGGACAGGATAAAATTGTCCATTCCAGCAAAAATCATGAAGAAAAACACCTGAGTGAGGCATCCTCTATAGGAGATGACTTTGCTCTGTGTCTGgatgttcaccagcatctttgggaCCGTGGTGGTGATGAAACAGATGTCAACGAAGGacaggttggagaggaagaagtacatgggggtgtggaggtgggagtcAGAGCTGATGGCTAGGATGATGAGCAGGTTCCCAAGCACAGTAACCAGGTACATGGACAGGAAGAGTCCAAAGAACAGGCACTGAAGTTCAGAATCCTCTGAGAGGCCCAACAAGAAGAATTCTGAAAATTTTGTTTGGTTTCCTGCTTCCATTTAAATAGTGTGTAGGCTGGAGAAATTAAAAGCAACATTCAGGGAACAGTGAACTAGCATCTCAGCTAGTCATCACCTTTACAACACCACCTGTATTTTGGTATCAAGTCCTTACAATGACAGTGACTCTCTCAGTCACAGGTAGCACTTTCCATTTTAAAATGCATATAATTATTTAGACACTTTAGcaaaaatctctctctttttagcTTTCTTCCACTGGTCCTAATTTTCCTAGTTAAATCTATGCACATaaaccaatttttttctttgacatgACCCTTCTAAGCTAATTGAAAACACATTATGTGAACTCTCAAGTATGTACTTTTCTGTGACAATCCCCATACCTCCTTTATTCTGGTAGCTCTATGTTAGTGAATAAAGGTCATCTGAGTTGAAAAT
This region includes:
- the LOC100668459 gene encoding olfactory receptor 7D4-like, with the protein product MEAGNQTKFSEFFLLGLSEDSELQCLFFGLFLSMYLVTVLGNLLIILAISSDSHLHTPMYFFLSNLSFVDICFITTTVPKMLVNIQTQSKVISYRGCLTQVFFFMIFAGMDNFILSLMAYDRFVAICHLLHYTVIMNTRLCVLLVLMSGVIIFWASLLHILLITGLNFCTGTKIPHFFCELAQIIKLACSDTLLNNIFLYMATVLLAMFPLSGVLFSYSQIVSSLMKMASAGAKYKAFSTCGSHLSVVSLFYGTALGVCLSSTVIHASQRSSIASVMYTVVTPMLNPFIYSLRNKDMKGALRRLICRAASCALLWPLASGLNGLHGPQSQMS